The sequence ttttatcgaAATAAATCTAATTAATCTAACTCTAATCTTAAGTgcaaaagaaatgcatttaaCCTCTACTCAGCCTTGAGTTGACGTAGTTGTTGTTGGAAAACGTTTCAATCTTCgaccttgttgtttttgttttgctctctctCAGTTCGAGATGCTGACGGGAACGCTGCCGTTTCAAGGCAAAGACCGGAAAGAGACGATGACCATGATCCTCAAGTAAGACACTTTATACCGTCGGCGCGCTCGTATCCCATCACCACCTAACGGCTTCAATTACAGCTCGCTGTACATCCGAGAGGAGATAAAGTGCAGCActcaggaggaagaggaggatgaagacgaGGAGACATAAAAGAGTCAAGGGTTGTGATTTACAACggcggagaggagagaggagaaataaaacaatatcagaGGAAATATTAACCCGTCCTGCTTCCTGCGTCGTGTCTCTTTCGCTCTGAGCGTCTGTCTGCAGAAAAACGCTGAGTCGGCGCTCTGCAGAACgctgactgtgtttcctgtgtggCTCACTGACGTCTAGTCTTTCAGACACTTTCAGTTTGGACATACAATATGGACACCTGAAATCAGTCCgcagttcttctttttttaattgtttttatatgaatactctttttgtgtgtttttctgtctctgcagggcCAAGTTGGGAATGCCGCAGTTTTTGAGTTTAGAAGCTCAGAGTCTCCTCAGGAACCTTTTCAAACGCAACCCTGCCAACAGATTAGgtaaaaaaccaaaatatacacgaaccattaaaaaaatgcatgcatgcaggcGCTCGCACGCACACTGATGGGCGACTATCGTTAAACTTCAGTTAACAGCCCGGGCTGTTATTCACTTAAAGCACCAAACTGTTGAACCAAATTCAATattcaaccctttaaaatgtgGGGAAattacctttatttaaaaaaaaaaacatgggaagaagataataagtaacaaaagaagaaatgatccaagcacgagaaaattatctgaaaatttgcCCCCCAGAAACTTCAAACAaactacccccccccccaaaaaaaaacaaaaaagtggaaaaataaatacatgtaaacaaggcaaaaaaaacgaCCTGAGAAAAATCtttcaaattataataattcgtaaaatgattttaaacatatatgtataataattatcaatacaggtcactggacatttttcctaatttatttatttttttaggaattttttttcttaagtctTTCATTTACTAATAGCGTATTTTTGTTGCTCgcagtttaagaaaaataatctgaacTGAATCTGATCATCTGTAGCATGTCCCATATTGAtgaaagtttaaacatatatacacacagccccccacaaataaataaaatagtccCCCACAAACGCTGGATTTcctctggtttgtttgtttgatgaaTAAAAACGTGGACTGACAGCTGATGTTTGTCTGCAGGAGCTGGACCAGACGGTGTGGAGGAGATCAAGAGGCATCAGTTCTTCAGCACCATCGACTGGAACGTCAGTGTCTCCGCTCAGTAAactttgattttaatatttcatatatgAGCGTTACGTCTATAGTTCTGCCTTTAAATGTGCGTTTCCTTTTTCCTGCAGAAACTCTTCCGCAGAGAGCTCCTCCCTCCCTTCAAACCGGCTGCAGGCCGACCCGACGACACTTTCTATTTCGATCCAGAGTTCACAGCTAAAACACCCAGAGGTACAGACTgtcgctcctcctcctcctctcctcctctccttcttcacACACCACTGAGCTGAACTTCATCCTGAATCAAACCTGGCG comes from Plectropomus leopardus isolate mb unplaced genomic scaffold, YSFRI_Pleo_2.0 unplaced_scaffold2278, whole genome shotgun sequence and encodes:
- the LOC121966021 gene encoding ribosomal protein S6 kinase alpha-3-like, which codes for VVGKRFNLRPCCFCFALSQFEMLTGTLPFQGKDRKETMTMILKAKLGMPQFLSLEAQSLLRNLFKRNPANRLGAGPDGVEEIKRHQFFSTIDWNKLFRRELLPPFKPAAGRPDDTFYFDPEFTAKTPRDSPGVPPSANAHQLFRGFSFVAITEEDTQPIPNTIVQQLHRSTSQFSDAYEIKEDIGVGSYSICKRCINKGTGMEYAVKIINKSKRDPTEEVEILLRYGQHPNIITLKD